Proteins from a genomic interval of Rattus norvegicus strain BN/NHsdMcwi chromosome 2, GRCr8, whole genome shotgun sequence:
- the Tsacc gene encoding TSSK6-activating co-chaperone protein isoform X1 yields the protein MEQHTSNPTKEEAKEEDNVVCLCRAKPSPSYINLQANSPPATFSNTETTMLPSGAGEKPKECLGLLECMSANLQLQTQLAQRQMAILENLQTSLSQLGSGRESKTCSLPGLCCNLLLNHLPQFHK from the exons ATGGAGCAGCACACCAGTAATCCTACTAAGGAAGAAG CCAAAGAGGAAGATAACGTTGTGTGTCTTTGTCGAGCAAAACCCTCCCCCAGTTACATTAATCTTCAAGCAAATTCCCCGCCAGCTACTTTCTCGAACACCGAGACAACAATGCTGCCTTCAG GAGCTGGTGAGAAGCCCAAGGAATGCCTAGGACTCCTCGAGTGCATGTCTGCCAATCTCCAGCTACAGACTCAGCTTGCCCAACGACAGATGGCTATTTTGGAAAACTTGCAGACATCCCTCTCACAGCTGGGTtctgggagggagagcaagacCTGTTCTCTCCCGGGCTTATGTTGCAATCTGTTGTTAAATCACCTGCCCCAATTCCATAAATGA
- the Tsacc gene encoding TSSK6-activating co-chaperone protein isoform X2 — translation MLPSGAGEKPKECLGLLECMSANLQLQTQLAQRQMAILENLQTSLSQLGSGRESKTCSLPGLCCNLLLNHLPQFHK, via the exons ATGCTGCCTTCAG GAGCTGGTGAGAAGCCCAAGGAATGCCTAGGACTCCTCGAGTGCATGTCTGCCAATCTCCAGCTACAGACTCAGCTTGCCCAACGACAGATGGCTATTTTGGAAAACTTGCAGACATCCCTCTCACAGCTGGGTtctgggagggagagcaagacCTGTTCTCTCCCGGGCTTATGTTGCAATCTGTTGTTAAATCACCTGCCCCAATTCCATAAATGA